In Patulibacter sp. SYSU D01012, a single window of DNA contains:
- a CDS encoding NADP-dependent oxidoreductase, translated as MSTTSREIHLAERPVGTPTPDTFRLVETELPDPGEGQILVRNRWMSVDPAMRGRMDDRPSYVAPFEVGAALEGGAVGEVVMSNASSHAPGDLVLHGAGWRDYALLPAKRAAHVDPAAGPAQAFLGILGMPGLTAYSGLVRSGSIREGDVVFVSAAAGAVGSAVGQMARKLGASRVIGSAGGPEKVRHVVEDLGFDACIDYKAGSVRRQLKEHAPDGVDLYFDNVGGDHLEAAIGALRLHGRIVICGMISQYNATEPPAGPRNLVRLIQTRGTIQGLLVLDHYDLRDEFVERVGGWLRAGELRYEETVVDGLENAPQAFLDLMAGRNRGKMLVRLG; from the coding sequence ATGAGCACCACGTCCCGCGAGATCCACCTGGCCGAGCGTCCGGTCGGCACCCCCACCCCGGACACGTTCCGGCTGGTCGAGACCGAGCTGCCCGACCCCGGCGAGGGCCAGATCCTCGTCCGCAACCGCTGGATGAGCGTCGACCCGGCGATGCGCGGCCGCATGGACGACCGCCCGTCGTACGTGGCGCCCTTCGAGGTCGGCGCCGCGCTCGAGGGCGGGGCCGTCGGCGAGGTCGTGATGTCGAACGCGTCCTCCCACGCGCCCGGCGACCTGGTGCTGCACGGCGCGGGCTGGCGCGACTACGCGCTGCTGCCGGCCAAGCGCGCGGCCCACGTCGACCCGGCCGCCGGGCCGGCGCAGGCGTTCCTGGGCATCCTGGGGATGCCGGGCCTGACGGCCTACTCGGGCCTCGTCCGCTCCGGCAGCATCCGCGAGGGCGACGTCGTCTTCGTCTCGGCCGCCGCGGGCGCCGTGGGCTCCGCCGTCGGCCAGATGGCCCGCAAGCTCGGCGCCTCGCGCGTCATCGGCTCGGCCGGCGGCCCCGAGAAGGTGCGCCACGTCGTCGAGGACCTCGGCTTCGACGCGTGCATCGACTACAAGGCCGGGTCGGTCCGCCGGCAGCTCAAGGAGCACGCGCCCGACGGCGTCGACCTGTACTTCGACAACGTCGGCGGCGACCACCTCGAGGCCGCGATCGGCGCGCTGCGCCTGCACGGCCGCATCGTGATCTGCGGGATGATCTCCCAGTACAACGCGACGGAGCCGCCCGCCGGCCCGCGCAACCTCGTGCGCCTGATCCAGACGCGCGGCACGATCCAGGGCCTGCTGGTCCTGGACCACTACGACCTGCGCGACGAGTTCGTCGAGCGGGTCGGCGGCTGGCTCCGCGCCGGCGAGCTGCGCTACGAGGAGACGGTCGTCGACGGCCTGGAGAACGCGCCGCAGGCGTTCCTGGACCTGATGGCCGGCCGCAACCGCGGCAAGATGCTCGTCCGCCTGGGCTGA
- the cofH gene encoding 5-amino-6-(D-ribitylamino)uracil--L-tyrosine 4-hydroxyphenyl transferase CofH, with the protein MSAAQRVTFSRNHTLSLSRTCSAVCKYCAFSTRKFHLHTPQEVERELDEAVKRRAKELLILTGEEPDSHPEVRRQLEAWGFADFVAYVVWAGERALERGLLPHTNLGAVSKDDLARLRRIAASQGVMLESISPRLMETVHAGSPSKHPDRRMATIRAAGELKIPFTTGILVGIGETRQERLDSLAALAEAHAEFGHLQEIILQNFVPHQRYYGQDVGAIADEAARDYWRTGIADGRPQLDLPSWATPVTVEEMEELVHETRRLMPDVGIQIPPNLADWWPRLVAAGATDLGGLSANGDHISPEHPFPSPNQVREGLKGQGAALSERLCVYGKYIDQTWLDQAVLDTITVKYWTFIPRGTSGRSEAPFVVDRGLVAPALEKARDGAPLSEQELTALLVERDPSAVEEIRIAADELRRELAGETVTFVVNRNINISNVCTVGCAFCGFGQSKRSPDAYTITPEDFDARVREAVEYGASELCIQSGIHPDWTLEDYETWLRRAKDAGRRYGADLHLHAYSPMEIDHMAEISGVPLHELFPRLREAGLGSTPGTAAEVLVDGMRQRISPNKLPVDRWVAVIKAAHAAGVPSTSTVMFGHIEEPWELAQHLRLVRRVQEESGGITEFVPLSFVPFQTRLGRTHGVEEISPEDNLRHTAVFRLALGRTIRNVQASWVKMGLDAATEALRWGVNDLGGTLMEENISRLAGAQHGTVLDPPQLIAAAHRAGRPAAERSTLYAIRREHPLPAAGLVPVA; encoded by the coding sequence ATGAGCGCCGCGCAACGCGTCACCTTCAGCCGCAACCACACGCTCTCGCTCTCGCGGACGTGCAGCGCCGTGTGCAAGTACTGCGCGTTCTCGACCCGCAAGTTCCACCTGCACACCCCGCAGGAGGTCGAGCGCGAGCTGGACGAGGCGGTCAAGCGGCGGGCGAAGGAGCTGCTGATCCTGACGGGCGAGGAGCCCGACAGCCACCCCGAGGTGCGCCGGCAGCTGGAGGCCTGGGGGTTCGCGGACTTCGTCGCCTACGTCGTGTGGGCCGGCGAGCGGGCGCTCGAGCGCGGGCTGCTGCCGCACACGAACCTGGGCGCCGTGTCGAAGGACGACCTGGCGCGGCTGCGGCGGATCGCGGCCTCGCAGGGCGTCATGCTCGAGTCGATCTCGCCCCGACTCATGGAGACGGTCCACGCGGGCTCGCCGTCGAAGCACCCCGACCGCCGCATGGCCACGATCCGCGCGGCGGGCGAGCTGAAGATCCCGTTCACCACGGGCATCCTCGTCGGCATCGGCGAGACGCGGCAGGAGCGCCTGGACTCGCTCGCCGCCCTGGCGGAGGCGCACGCCGAGTTCGGCCACCTGCAGGAGATCATCCTGCAGAACTTCGTCCCCCACCAGCGGTACTACGGGCAGGACGTCGGCGCGATCGCCGACGAGGCCGCGCGCGACTACTGGCGCACCGGCATCGCGGACGGGCGCCCGCAGCTGGACCTGCCGTCGTGGGCGACGCCCGTGACCGTGGAGGAGATGGAGGAGCTCGTCCACGAGACGCGGCGCCTGATGCCCGACGTCGGCATCCAGATCCCGCCGAACCTGGCGGACTGGTGGCCGCGCCTGGTCGCCGCCGGCGCGACCGACCTGGGCGGGCTGTCGGCCAACGGCGACCACATCTCGCCCGAGCACCCCTTCCCGTCGCCGAACCAGGTGCGCGAGGGCCTCAAGGGCCAGGGCGCCGCGCTGTCCGAGCGCCTGTGCGTCTACGGCAAGTACATCGACCAGACGTGGCTCGACCAGGCCGTGCTCGACACGATCACCGTCAAGTACTGGACGTTCATCCCGCGCGGCACGTCGGGCCGCTCCGAGGCGCCCTTCGTCGTCGACCGCGGCCTCGTCGCCCCCGCGCTGGAGAAGGCCCGCGACGGCGCGCCGCTGTCCGAGCAGGAGCTGACGGCGCTGCTGGTCGAGCGCGACCCGTCGGCGGTCGAGGAGATCCGCATCGCCGCGGACGAGCTGCGGCGCGAGCTGGCCGGCGAGACGGTGACGTTCGTCGTCAACCGCAACATCAACATCTCGAACGTCTGCACCGTCGGCTGCGCGTTCTGCGGCTTCGGCCAGTCCAAGCGCTCGCCCGACGCCTACACGATCACCCCCGAGGACTTCGACGCCCGGGTGCGCGAGGCCGTCGAGTACGGGGCGAGCGAGCTGTGCATCCAGTCCGGCATCCACCCCGACTGGACGCTCGAGGACTACGAGACGTGGCTGCGCCGGGCGAAGGACGCGGGCCGCCGGTACGGCGCCGACCTGCACCTGCACGCGTACTCGCCGATGGAGATCGACCACATGGCCGAGATCTCCGGCGTGCCGCTGCACGAGCTGTTCCCCCGCCTGCGCGAGGCCGGGCTGGGCTCGACCCCCGGCACCGCCGCCGAGGTGCTCGTCGACGGCATGCGCCAGCGGATCTCGCCGAACAAGCTGCCCGTCGACCGCTGGGTCGCGGTGATCAAGGCCGCGCACGCCGCCGGGGTGCCGTCGACGTCGACGGTGATGTTCGGCCACATCGAGGAGCCGTGGGAGCTGGCCCAGCACCTGCGCCTCGTGCGCCGGGTGCAGGAGGAGTCGGGGGGCATCACCGAGTTCGTCCCGCTGTCCTTCGTCCCGTTCCAGACGCGTCTGGGCCGCACGCACGGGGTCGAGGAGATCTCGCCCGAGGACAACCTGCGGCACACCGCCGTCTTCCGCCTGGCGCTCGGGCGGACGATCCGCAACGTGCAGGCGTCGTGGGTGAAGATGGGCCTGGACGCCGCCACCGAGGCGCTGCGCTGGGGCGTCAACGACCTGGGCGGGACCCTGATGGAGGAGAACATCAGCCGCCTGGCGGGCGCCCAGCACGGCACGGTCCTGGACCCGCCGCAGCTCATCGCCGCCGCGCACCGCGCGGGCCGGCCGGCGGCGGAGCGCTCGACGCTCTACGCCATCCGCCGCGAGCACCCGCTGCCCGCCGCCGGGCTGGTGCCGGTCGCCTGA
- a CDS encoding DEAD/DEAH box helicase family protein, with protein sequence MAPEVTSVPSPADIDRVAAFTHEPFVCEGEDAADVLAPGTIRRHAFEFALGELNAGASVPTQKWRRRWSLLLGLDRALHTETPTLADGTTLNPHQIDALSGTYAALLADAQRRARGGDTSDGDALLLSFEDEEPTEVEEPPPAGLPAEPDPDEPDEDAEPDEDLDDEDRDADDEPAPSLEDELEELPESEPEPESASYDDEAEEDVDEDIDAAALNDPNAHKRFWFEHATGAGKTVAAMGFVEACRTGGILILTHRRNLVDQFIDELQTRGYGARLCKPLLGDADIDTGGFDPSAGGPVTIETYQWFVRNAGQISGAYTVVICDEAHTALGDKTSAAIRAWTGPIFIGMTATGALIARHVTDLFPTQTSRFDLAQAARRGVIAPLRCLRIPPGPGVRTIAKVPLRKGEVDMEFDQDELAKLLDHVPFNLAIADLYKTRFRNTPGVVYAAGVQHAYNVAESFRAVGIKAQAVSGETPKRELAKILAEYEAGEVDVLVNAQLLAEGWNSPRATICMHLAPTASKRIYQQRVGRVTRRHPGKEAGVVIDFVHPATTNDDPVVTLHSLLDRDVYRGGAIVVGPVRRGRGRRVKVERRVLPVTPDIERRRQVFERELWRIAVEQLDWGEQRVWAALSGAKASPANWRRARAMLNFDRSGELRRQFLITALERNRNPQLRMRAIQEIAVLREAEPFDTAIDHVGQWPRDERREASRVLLQAMADRRIGRRDQATAWIWRLAEYTRDLHEEYAAQRWPATKHLLGLLVNSSGAAHARNARRLVHGARQHDRRLQAALLAAAVAHTPEAEEVLREARTRLARKPGALSRDLLKDFPSGKRRKKRSRKKKGGAQEGQAPETVAAEGTAVEGAEAEGGVAVAVAPEGGEGAAAQGGGSGRSRSRRSRSRSRSRRRAAAQAEAAAQATTEGEGSGTVVVSVPVGEDEPRPAAAQPDAPAEPADDAPRPARRRRGAAAAAPDGPTAADAPGEASDAGAPAPDVAAEAPAEDAPATPTRRRATRKVAASADADAGADTAPAPAAEDAPATPARRRTTRKVAAAEPASTDAVAAEAAEEAPKPPTRRRTAKKPADAGVPADAGADAAQAPAAEEAPKPPTRRRAAKKADDVAVDAASAEAAVQAPTTEEAPKTPARRRTTKKAAATPEADAAAGPAADAAPKTPTRRRTTTKAADAEAPAAEEAPKTPARRRTTKKAADAEAPAAEEAPKPARRRTTTKAEAADAATDEAPKTPARRRTTKQAADAPAADDAPKTPTRRRTTKQAADAPASAEEAPKTPARRRTTKAAAADAPADEAPKAPARRRTAKPADAADGAPKAPARRRTATKAAQTSPAATADDPVEAAATTAKRTARKAAGTAAKAASAAAKGTSTAAKRTTAAAKRAAAAATPPASDPDDGESA encoded by the coding sequence GTGGCCCCTGAGGTCACCTCCGTCCCCTCCCCGGCCGACATCGACCGGGTGGCCGCCTTCACGCACGAGCCGTTCGTGTGCGAGGGCGAGGACGCCGCCGACGTCCTCGCGCCGGGCACGATCCGCCGCCACGCGTTCGAGTTCGCCCTCGGCGAGCTGAACGCCGGGGCGTCGGTGCCGACGCAGAAGTGGCGCCGTCGCTGGTCGCTGCTGCTGGGCCTGGACCGCGCGCTCCACACCGAGACGCCGACGCTGGCGGACGGCACGACGCTCAACCCGCACCAGATCGACGCGCTGTCGGGCACGTACGCGGCGCTGCTGGCGGACGCGCAGCGCCGGGCCCGCGGCGGGGACACGAGCGACGGCGACGCCCTGCTCCTGTCGTTCGAGGACGAGGAGCCGACCGAGGTGGAGGAGCCGCCCCCGGCGGGCCTGCCGGCCGAGCCCGATCCCGACGAGCCGGACGAGGACGCCGAGCCGGACGAGGACCTCGACGACGAGGACCGCGACGCGGACGACGAGCCGGCGCCGAGCCTGGAGGACGAGCTCGAGGAGCTGCCCGAGTCGGAGCCCGAGCCGGAGTCCGCGTCCTACGACGACGAGGCCGAGGAGGACGTCGACGAGGACATCGACGCCGCGGCGCTGAACGACCCGAACGCGCACAAGCGCTTCTGGTTCGAGCACGCGACCGGCGCGGGCAAGACCGTCGCCGCGATGGGCTTCGTGGAGGCCTGCCGCACCGGCGGCATCCTCATCCTCACGCACCGCCGCAACCTCGTCGACCAGTTCATCGACGAGCTGCAGACGCGCGGCTACGGGGCGCGGCTGTGCAAGCCGCTCCTGGGCGACGCCGACATCGACACGGGCGGCTTCGACCCCTCGGCGGGCGGCCCGGTCACGATCGAGACGTACCAGTGGTTCGTCCGCAACGCCGGCCAGATCTCGGGCGCCTACACCGTCGTCATCTGCGACGAGGCCCACACGGCGCTCGGCGACAAGACGTCCGCCGCGATCCGCGCGTGGACCGGCCCGATCTTCATCGGCATGACGGCGACGGGCGCGCTCATCGCCCGCCACGTCACCGACCTCTTCCCCACGCAGACCTCGCGCTTCGACCTGGCGCAGGCCGCGCGGCGCGGCGTCATCGCGCCCCTGCGCTGCCTGCGGATCCCGCCCGGGCCGGGCGTGCGCACCATCGCCAAGGTGCCGCTGCGCAAGGGCGAGGTCGACATGGAGTTCGACCAGGACGAGCTGGCGAAGCTGCTCGACCACGTCCCGTTCAACCTGGCGATCGCGGACCTGTACAAGACGCGCTTCCGCAACACGCCGGGCGTCGTCTACGCCGCGGGCGTCCAGCACGCCTACAACGTCGCCGAGAGCTTCCGCGCGGTCGGGATCAAGGCGCAGGCGGTCTCGGGCGAGACGCCGAAGCGCGAGCTGGCGAAGATCCTCGCCGAGTACGAGGCCGGCGAGGTCGACGTCCTCGTCAACGCGCAGCTGCTGGCCGAGGGCTGGAACTCGCCGCGCGCGACGATCTGCATGCACCTGGCGCCCACGGCGTCCAAGCGCATCTACCAGCAGCGCGTCGGTCGCGTGACCCGCCGCCACCCCGGCAAGGAGGCGGGCGTCGTCATCGACTTCGTCCACCCGGCGACGACGAACGACGACCCGGTCGTCACGCTGCACTCGCTCCTGGACCGCGACGTCTACCGCGGCGGCGCCATCGTCGTCGGCCCCGTGCGCCGGGGCCGCGGCCGCCGGGTGAAGGTCGAGCGCCGCGTGCTGCCGGTGACCCCGGACATCGAGCGCCGGCGCCAGGTCTTCGAGCGCGAGCTGTGGCGGATCGCCGTCGAGCAGCTCGACTGGGGCGAGCAGCGGGTGTGGGCCGCGCTGTCCGGGGCCAAGGCCTCGCCGGCGAACTGGCGCCGCGCGCGGGCGATGCTCAACTTCGACCGCTCGGGCGAGCTGCGCCGGCAGTTCCTCATCACCGCCCTGGAGCGCAACCGCAACCCGCAGCTGCGGATGCGCGCGATCCAGGAGATCGCGGTCCTGCGCGAGGCCGAGCCGTTCGACACCGCGATCGACCACGTCGGCCAGTGGCCGCGCGACGAGCGCCGCGAGGCCTCGCGCGTGCTGCTGCAGGCGATGGCGGACCGGCGCATCGGCCGTCGCGACCAGGCGACGGCGTGGATCTGGCGCCTCGCCGAGTACACGCGGGACCTGCACGAGGAGTACGCCGCCCAGCGCTGGCCGGCGACGAAGCACCTGCTCGGGCTGCTCGTCAACTCGTCGGGCGCCGCGCACGCCCGCAACGCGCGGCGCCTCGTCCACGGCGCGCGCCAGCACGATCGCCGCCTGCAGGCCGCCCTGCTCGCCGCGGCCGTGGCGCACACGCCCGAGGCCGAGGAGGTGCTGCGCGAGGCGCGCACCCGCCTGGCCCGCAAGCCCGGCGCGCTCAGCCGCGACCTGCTGAAGGACTTCCCGTCCGGCAAGCGCCGGAAGAAGCGCTCGCGCAAGAAGAAGGGCGGCGCGCAGGAGGGGCAGGCCCCCGAGACCGTCGCCGCCGAGGGGACCGCCGTCGAGGGCGCCGAGGCCGAGGGCGGCGTCGCCGTCGCCGTCGCCCCCGAAGGTGGCGAGGGCGCGGCCGCGCAGGGCGGCGGGTCCGGCCGCAGCCGCTCGCGACGGTCCCGCTCGCGCTCCCGCAGCCGCCGCCGCGCGGCCGCCCAGGCCGAGGCCGCCGCGCAGGCGACGACCGAGGGCGAGGGCAGCGGCACGGTCGTCGTCAGCGTGCCCGTGGGCGAGGACGAGCCCCGCCCCGCGGCGGCGCAGCCCGACGCGCCGGCCGAGCCCGCCGACGACGCCCCGCGCCCCGCGCGCCGTCGCCGCGGCGCGGCCGCGGCTGCGCCGGACGGCCCGACGGCGGCGGACGCGCCGGGCGAGGCGTCCGACGCGGGCGCCCCGGCGCCGGACGTCGCCGCCGAGGCCCCCGCGGAGGACGCGCCCGCCACGCCGACCCGCCGGCGCGCCACCCGGAAGGTCGCCGCGTCGGCGGACGCCGACGCCGGGGCGGACACCGCGCCGGCCCCGGCCGCGGAGGACGCGCCCGCCACGCCGGCCCGCCGTCGCACCACCCGGAAGGTCGCCGCCGCCGAGCCGGCGTCGACGGACGCCGTCGCGGCCGAGGCCGCGGAGGAGGCGCCCAAGCCGCCCACGCGCCGCCGGACCGCGAAGAAGCCCGCCGACGCCGGGGTCCCCGCGGACGCCGGGGCGGACGCCGCGCAGGCGCCGGCCGCGGAGGAGGCGCCGAAGCCGCCCACGCGCCGCCGCGCCGCCAAGAAGGCCGACGACGTGGCCGTCGACGCCGCCTCCGCGGAGGCCGCCGTCCAGGCCCCGACGACGGAGGAGGCGCCGAAGACGCCGGCCCGCCGCCGCACGACGAAGAAGGCCGCCGCGACCCCGGAGGCCGACGCCGCCGCGGGCCCGGCCGCCGACGCGGCGCCGAAGACGCCCACGCGCCGCCGCACGACGACGAAGGCCGCCGACGCCGAGGCTCCGGCAGCCGAGGAGGCGCCGAAGACGCCGGCCCGCCGCCGCACGACGAAGAAGGCCGCCGACGCCGAGGCTCCCGCAGCGGAGGAGGCGCCGAAGCCCGCCCGCCGCCGCACGACCACGAAGGCCGAGGCCGCCGATGCCGCGACGGACGAGGCGCCGAAGACGCCCGCGCGCCGCCGGACGACGAAGCAGGCCGCGGACGCGCCCGCCGCGGACGACGCGCCGAAGACGCCCACGCGCCGCCGGACGACGAAGCAGGCCGCGGACGCGCCGGCCTCCGCCGAGGAGGCGCCGAAGACGCCGGCCCGCCGCCGCACGACGAAGGCGGCCGCCGCCGACGCCCCGGCCGACGAGGCGCCCAAGGCGCCCGCGCGGCGCCGGACCGCGAAGCCGGCCGACGCCGCCGACGGGGCGCCGAAGGCCCCCGCCCGCCGCCGGACGGCCACGAAGGCCGCACAGACGTCCCCCGCCGCGACGGCCGACGACCCGGTCGAGGCCGCCGCGACGACCGCCAAGCGGACGGCGCGCAAGGCCGCCGGCACCGCGGCGAAGGCCGCGAGCGCCGCGGCGAAGGGCACGAGCACGGCCGCCAAGCGGACCACCGCGGCGGCGAAGCGGGCGGCGGCCGCGGCGACCCCGCCGGCCTCCGACCCCGACGACGGAGAGAGCGCATGA
- a CDS encoding class II aldolase/adducin family protein: MGAPASLPARAAGLARPAAARLPLPGAGARRRARAVVTAARALLDEGHVVGSVGNVSARVGRELRITPTRAAYERMRPRDLVRVDLATGAVRGAGVPSRELPLHLALYRARPDVGAVVHTHSVAATAWSFLGEALAPELEDLGYYDVGAVATAPAAPAGSAELARGAVAALGGGGAVLLGGHGVLTVGRTPEDAVVVARVVERQARVAWLLRGADPRLVG, from the coding sequence ATGGGCGCACCCGCGTCGCTGCCGGCCCGCGCGGCCGGCCTGGCCCGGCCCGCGGCGGCCCGCCTGCCGCTGCCGGGCGCCGGCGCGCGCCGGCGGGCGCGGGCCGTCGTCACCGCGGCGCGGGCGCTGCTGGACGAGGGCCACGTCGTCGGCTCGGTCGGCAACGTCAGCGCCCGGGTCGGCCGCGAGCTGCGGATCACGCCCACCCGCGCGGCGTACGAGCGGATGCGGCCGCGCGACCTGGTCCGCGTGGACCTGGCGACGGGCGCCGTCCGCGGCGCCGGGGTGCCGTCGCGCGAGCTTCCCCTGCACCTGGCGCTGTACCGCGCGCGGCCGGACGTCGGCGCGGTCGTGCACACCCACAGCGTGGCGGCGACGGCGTGGAGCTTCCTCGGCGAGGCGCTCGCGCCCGAGCTGGAGGACCTGGGCTACTACGACGTGGGCGCCGTCGCGACCGCGCCGGCCGCCCCGGCCGGCAGCGCCGAGCTGGCCCGCGGCGCGGTGGCGGCGCTCGGCGGCGGCGGCGCGGTGCTGCTCGGCGGCCACGGCGTGCTGACCGTCGGCCGCACGCCCGAGGACGCCGTCGTCGTGGCCCGGGTCGTCGAGCGGCAGGCGCGCGTGGCGTGGCTGCTGCGCGGCGCCGACCCGCGCCTCGTCGGCTAG
- a CDS encoding TetR/AcrR family transcriptional regulator produces the protein MSPVPRSARGARSGTSTPARGVRRRDAEVLAAATKVFHEKTYPEASVQDVADELGILKGSLYHYIKTKEDLLVWLCEDVHDDLDAFLAEVQAQEDELAPLELLDAYVRSHVLFSTANLARVAVYHHDYDQLSAERCKELQPRRRRHDQYVAGVIAQAQERGQIARDEEPRVLSQIVFSVLTGVYRWYRPGGRLKPAALADLCVDFVRCGLVAGQGGGTDGDA, from the coding sequence ATGAGTCCCGTCCCGCGCAGCGCCCGTGGCGCCCGCTCCGGCACCTCGACCCCGGCCCGCGGCGTGCGGCGGCGGGACGCTGAGGTGCTCGCGGCGGCCACGAAGGTCTTCCACGAGAAGACGTACCCGGAGGCGTCCGTGCAGGACGTCGCCGACGAGCTCGGCATCCTGAAGGGCAGCCTGTACCACTACATCAAGACGAAGGAGGACCTCCTCGTCTGGCTGTGCGAGGACGTCCACGACGACCTCGACGCGTTCCTCGCCGAGGTCCAGGCGCAGGAGGACGAGCTCGCCCCGCTCGAGCTGCTCGACGCGTACGTCCGCAGCCACGTGCTCTTCAGCACCGCCAACCTGGCGCGCGTGGCGGTCTACCACCACGACTACGACCAGCTGAGCGCCGAGCGCTGCAAGGAGCTGCAGCCGCGCCGACGCCGGCACGACCAGTACGTCGCGGGCGTCATCGCGCAGGCGCAGGAGCGCGGCCAGATCGCCCGGGACGAGGAGCCCCGCGTGCTCAGCCAGATCGTGTTCTCGGTCCTGACGGGCGTCTACCGCTGGTACCGGCCCGGCGGGCGGCTGAAGCCGGCGGCGCTGGCCGACCTGTGCGTCGACTTCGTGCGCTGCGGGCTCGTCGCGGGGCAGGGCGGCGGCACGGACGGGGACGCCTGA
- a CDS encoding TlpA disulfide reductase family protein, whose protein sequence is MDVPRSPRRRVAVGVIAVLVLAALGVGIAQGGNEVRSPDAVPSLAQAREDVADAPPALARVYSRAATVLGLDRAGYDRYVRALRGHPVVINAWYADCAPCREEFPILRRAAAEHGDRIAFLGINTADDRAKAQAFVDGQPTIYPHVLDRGAAIARGYGAGSVSPSTVILDARGEVAAVHAGVYASLDELERDLRRYAGAAATPQATTSQEDRAR, encoded by the coding sequence ATGGACGTGCCGCGCTCCCCCCGCCGCCGTGTCGCGGTCGGCGTGATCGCCGTGCTCGTCCTCGCGGCGCTCGGCGTCGGCATCGCCCAGGGCGGCAACGAGGTCCGGTCGCCCGACGCGGTCCCGAGCCTCGCGCAGGCCCGCGAGGACGTCGCGGACGCCCCGCCCGCGCTCGCGCGCGTGTACTCACGCGCCGCCACGGTGCTCGGGCTCGACCGCGCGGGCTACGACCGCTACGTCCGCGCGCTGCGCGGGCACCCCGTGGTGATCAACGCCTGGTACGCGGACTGCGCGCCGTGCCGCGAGGAGTTCCCGATCCTGCGCCGGGCCGCCGCCGAGCACGGCGACCGGATCGCGTTCCTCGGGATCAACACGGCGGACGACCGTGCGAAGGCCCAGGCGTTCGTCGACGGGCAGCCGACGATCTACCCGCACGTGCTCGACCGCGGCGCGGCGATCGCCCGCGGGTACGGGGCGGGGAGCGTGTCGCCGTCCACCGTCATCCTCGACGCCCGCGGCGAGGTCGCCGCCGTGCACGCCGGCGTCTACGCGAGCCTGGACGAGCTCGAACGCGACCTCCGGCGGTACGCCGGGGCCGCCGCGACCCCGCAGGCGACGACGTCCCAGGAGGACCGCGCACGATGA
- a CDS encoding GNAT family N-acetyltransferase, with protein MTETTHEPRTPGATPIELHWVRSSAELRAAMALRFRVFCDEQGVPREEEVDAYDDIARHAVAVTPDGTVVGTMRLISKGRVVKVGRVAVAPEWRGHGIASRLLERAEEYARGVRADELRLAAQVRAMALYEKAGYRPVGEPFPEAGIEHVWMVRDVVPARHGRRAART; from the coding sequence ATGACCGAGACGACGCACGAGCCCAGGACCCCCGGCGCCACCCCGATCGAGCTGCACTGGGTGCGCAGCTCGGCCGAGCTGCGCGCGGCGATGGCCCTGCGCTTCCGGGTCTTCTGCGACGAGCAGGGCGTCCCGCGCGAGGAGGAGGTCGACGCGTACGACGACATCGCCCGGCACGCCGTCGCGGTGACGCCGGACGGGACGGTCGTCGGCACGATGCGCCTGATCAGCAAGGGACGCGTGGTCAAGGTCGGGCGCGTCGCCGTCGCCCCGGAGTGGCGCGGGCACGGGATCGCCTCGCGGCTGCTCGAGCGGGCCGAGGAGTACGCCCGCGGCGTCCGCGCGGACGAGCTGCGCCTGGCCGCCCAGGTCCGGGCGATGGCGCTCTACGAGAAGGCCGGGTACCGCCCGGTCGGCGAGCCGTTCCCCGAGGCGGGCATCGAGCACGTCTGGATGGTGCGCGACGTCGTCCCCGCCCGCCACGGGCGCCGCGCGGCCCGCACGTGA